In the genome of Mauremys mutica isolate MM-2020 ecotype Southern chromosome 8, ASM2049712v1, whole genome shotgun sequence, one region contains:
- the CXCL14 gene encoding C-X-C motif chemokine 14 — protein sequence MKPLTAALLLLFIVMCLATAEGSKCKCSRKGPKIRFAAVQKLEMKPKYPHCKEKMIIVTMQSRFRGGQQYCLHPKLQSTKRLVKWYTIWKEKRRVYEE from the exons ATGAAGCCCCTGACAGCAGCTTTACTTCTGCTGTTCATTGTAATGTGCTTAGCCACTGCAGAAG GATCAAAGTGCAAATGCTCAAGAAAGGGTCCTAAGATAAGATTTGCTGCTgttcagaagctggaaatgaaACCAAAGTATCCACATTGTAAGGAAAAAATGATCAT TGTAACTATGCAGTCACGGTTCAGAGGAGGACAGCAGTACTGCTTGCATCCCAAACTCCAAAGCACAAAGAGATTAGTTAAGTGGTACACAATATGGAAGGAGAAACGCAG GGTTTATGAAGAATAA